In the genome of Candidatus Thermoplasmatota archaeon, the window TGATCTATATTCCATGAAAGGGAGAAATAATTTGTTTTTAACTGTGATATCAGTTCTATTCTGACAGAATCCATTATCCAGTAAAAATCTATCATTGGCCCCTCGTGTTCCGCATCAAATTTGACGTACCCTTCCTGGTCTATTCCCCACGAGAAGTTTGCAATATTCGTAACATTCGATATCGAAAAATAGATGCTGGGGTTATCTATATTATCACATATTATGAATTTTGTTGACGATGAGCTTGTATTGAGATTTATGTGCCCTCCGTAGATTTTATTTGCCCATTTCGCCATAAAATACTTTGGTAAATACTGGACGCGCCCCAACAGCCCAACCATCTTTATTTTTATGGTGAGAGTAACATTGAATTCGCTGCTGCTTTCATATATTACCATTCCTCTCTCTCCAGATACTCCAGATAGACTGTAAAAAATTGAGAATGACATTTCCTCTGGAATTTTATCGATTGTAAGGGCAATATCCATATCCTCTCCGTTTTTTCCTCCTGTATATGCAATGGTCAGCATTGTATCTTTACTGGCTGTACGTGAAAGGGCAATGTTTATTTTCCGAAGGTTTAGGTCAGGAGTGAATTTTATTGTGGATGAAACAGCAGGCTGATAGGTTATTACCACCTTGTGATGAAAAACATTATCTCCGTAATCTCCGCTGTAACTTGCTATAAGGTCAATATCACTTTCTTCCCCGTCAAATGTTGGGATATTTTGCAGTACAAAGTCAGGGCTTTTATCATACATCAAATATGGATATATGGTGAAAATTATTTTTTCATCTTTTGGAAGCTCTTTTCCCTCAGCAGAGGCATATCCAAGACGGAATTCATGGGTTCCATAGTCATAGTTCTCGAGTGACAGATAAAAATTCAGATAAATTTCAAAATCCTCGTTTTTTAGTTCTTCGCCCAGTCTCTCCACTTCAACTACCAAATAAAATGAGAGCACCCATCCAAAATTTTCGTGCGACAAGGACGGCAATATGTAAAATCTAACTTTTATGTCTTTTCCATTCTCTCCCGTACCGCTGTTATTGTCTACATCTATCGGTAAGAGAAGACCGTATAAAATGGATACATTTTTCTTCACATCTTCATATTCTGTATGTATATATGCTTCAAACATTTTTGGCAATATGTTTAGTTTTTTATCCCCAAAACATTTAACATGCTCAACATTGTGTATACAATCAGATTTTACTTCCTTTGTATTTTCGTTTGATTTGTCCCCATAAACGTAATTAATCTTTTCGCTATTTGCCAGCATTTCGCCAGCCCCTTCATTTCTGGAAGAAACAACGATACCAAAAACCGAGGAAATCAAAAGAAAAGATACAATGAAAGCCACAAATTTTTTCATAATAAATTATAAACATTCCTGTATTTATACTTTTTTTGCTTCTTTCCTCAATTTTTCTATGATTTCCTCCGCCACTTTTTCTGGCGGGATATTGGTCGTGTCTATGACAATATCATATATTGAAGTATCGCTTATGTCAATGCCGTAAAAATTTTTATATCTTTTCTTTTCACTTTTTTCTCTTTCCTTTATTTCCTGCAATACTCTCTTAAATTCACCGCCCTCTCTATTCATTACCCGTCTAACCCTCTCGTCTTCACTGCAATCGAGCCATATCTTAAAAGAAGGTATGTCATTACGGTATGCAATCCAGCCGGCCAGCCTTCCCTCTAAAATAACGTGACCGGCCATGAGAATTACTTCCTGTTTTTTATCCAGTTCTACGTCAATTTCGGGATGCTGCTCGCAGTATGCACCAAATTTGGCAAGGGTCATGCTGTATTCCCCAGCCATCTCTCTGAACATGTCTCCAGCATATACGTATGGCAAAGCAAGTTTTTTTTTCAAAATTTTTGCAACAGTTGTTGTCCCGCTCCCGGGCAGACCGCCAATTGTTATACTATCCTTCATTTACCTTCGCCCGCCATTCTGACCACGAAAGCACTTTCAAGAGGTATTGAATAACCTGTGTAAGCGGGATGGAGAGCAGCATGTATAGAAGAATCCAGTTAGGAAATATGAGATATTTATCAAGACAATTCACATGGATGGCCCACGGAACATCAAAGTAATAGTGGGTAGTGCCCGTCAAAAAATCCCATATCCACGTAAATATTGGGATGAATATAATGAGTGTTATGGGCATTATTTTCATCTGCTTTGAAGACATCTCCCCCTGCTTCTGCATCAATTTCGGCTGCATTTTCTCCAGTTTTTTGATCATGTACTTGTTGTTTGAAAGCCTTGCCTCTTTATACTCTTTCTGAAACTTTGAAAGAATTTCCTGATTTTTTGCCATCTCTATCCAATCAGTGGTAAAATGACGGACAAGAGCAGATATGATAATTACAACAGAGCCAGCAAGAAAAATTGTCAGAACGGGAAATCTATAACCAAATCCCAGTAGTGGAAAGAATACCATGCCTACGGCATTGCCCATAGAGGTACGTAAATTTTGGTTGAAAAGAATAAGCATAGAAAACATTAACACAACGAAGAATAGTAATGATGATTGCTGTTTCTGTGCTGCCATATTATCCTAAAGCCTCTATTATTTCCTGTGATGCTTTTTCAAGCATACCATCATTGTTTTTAACTATTTTAACTGTTGCACCCACCAATGTTGCATAGCTCATCGCCGCAATCCTGTTCATGAGCTGATGTTCCCGGATGCCCTCCAGATCTTCCTCGTCTCTTTTGCGAAGGTCTTTATCCTTTGCCCTCCTTCTTTCAATTTCATCTGGTTCTGCTTCTACAAGAATTATGAGTCTGGGCTTTAACTTTTTTAGAATGTTATAAGGAAATCCGGGAAGGTACCCTGCAGGCGTTTTTATTGTGCAGTGAGTATCAACAACCACATCACCCATCTTGCTCACTCTCTCAGCAGTCATTTCCTGCATCTTATGTTGCTCATCAATTGAAAGTTTCCGTATTTCGTCTCTACTGCGGATGCCCATTTCTTTGGCTATTTCAAACATAACCGTTCCGTAGGTCACAAATCCCATTTTCTTTTTTTTCAATGCTTCGTTCATAACCGTTGTTTTTCCAGCACCGGGTATTCCGGCAAGGATCACAACCATTACTCCACCCCAAGGAATTTACGCAATACGGGATGCATTTCCATTGCCTGCTCTCTGGCTATTTGTTCATACAAACGTATAACGATACCCACTGTAAGAAGCACGCCTGTACCGCTCGTATTGCCCACCGTGCCGATGAGATTTGCAGACACTGCCAACAGTGCCACAAGGGCGGAGCTTAATATGGTAAGGGCAGGTATGTATCTGTACAGAACTTTTTTCAGAATTCGCGGGTCTCTCCTGAAACCGGGAATCTGCATGCCGCTGCTTTCTATTTGTCTTGCCACAGCCTCAGGCCCCATGTTGGTTGTCTCTATCCAGAATTTTCCGAAGAATATGGCACCTACTATGAAAACAAATGAATACACTATAATCTTTAACACCATCTGCCACGGGTCATGTTCCGCCAGATAGCCGGAATACCGCGGGTCTATCATCGGAAACAGCCATGTATGAAGCCCCCTTGGGCCATCCAGATACCATGCCA includes:
- a CDS encoding AAA family ATPase, which translates into the protein MKDSITIGGLPGSGTTTVAKILKKKLALPYVYAGDMFREMAGEYSMTLAKFGAYCEQHPEIDVELDKKQEVILMAGHVILEGRLAGWIAYRNDIPSFKIWLDCSEDERVRRVMNREGGEFKRVLQEIKEREKSEKKRYKNFYGIDISDTSIYDIVIDTTNIPPEKVAEEIIEKLRKEAKKV
- a CDS encoding EMC3/TMCO1 family protein; its protein translation is MVFFPLLGFGYRFPVLTIFLAGSVVIIISALVRHFTTDWIEMAKNQEILSKFQKEYKEARLSNNKYMIKKLEKMQPKLMQKQGEMSSKQMKIMPITLIIFIPIFTWIWDFLTGTTHYYFDVPWAIHVNCLDKYLIFPNWILLYMLLSIPLTQVIQYLLKVLSWSEWRAKVNEG
- a CDS encoding adenylate kinase — translated: MVVILAGIPGAGKTTVMNEALKKKKMGFVTYGTVMFEIAKEMGIRSRDEIRKLSIDEQHKMQEMTAERVSKMGDVVVDTHCTIKTPAGYLPGFPYNILKKLKPRLIILVEAEPDEIERRRAKDKDLRKRDEEDLEGIREHQLMNRIAAMSYATLVGATVKIVKNNDGMLEKASQEIIEALG